A genome region from Micromonospora inyonensis includes the following:
- a CDS encoding serine/threonine-protein kinase: protein MFCTRTPDCTGTVDETGFCDRCGLAPRRADRSPRRGSGTTPPAAGETWTVADLVPLPVLEFPTDERVLRDPVVPEHQRFCARCGGPVGRGGKDRLDHGFCVRCQTPFAFVPDLERGDRVADQYEVVGYLARGGLGQVYLARDTHLDDNPVALKRLINKTDRHALAVEVAERRYLTTLDHPTIVRIFNFVTAPDRLFGGQASYLVMEYLNGMSLAELCRAAHDPARPDISLPLEHILAYAHEILTALDYLHRRGLLYTDLHPGNVIRTADRIKLIDLGGVRRVDDRSSPLVGTPLYRVSDREVETHGATVRSDLYSVGVLLAELSRGLVPGPGAPAAEVGVESFLRLVRRARHAEPERRFASATEMSEQIRGVLHELLPTRSVHEQPASSTVFSPTPTLFDAGLGAVPPLAHWTRPGASILRAHGQPAPAAVATGLPVPRPASGDPAAEFLTTVGALDPESLLDGLDAFDTPSVEIELARCRARLELGDPPRAWDALTAAERQLGDDASVDWRMTWHHALLALTQGDVSRAGDLFDQVYGELPGEIAPKLALAYCAEHTGHAGRATRYYEAVWRRDRLTASAAFGLARLRLAGRDRTGAVAALDGVPRFSRHHDTARIAAVRALTTWLGDEPPDAASLNAAVGRLAELRLDGGSPHGEARDRLTTTVLEAALERILATGPDGLDGGGTFGEPPSETALRRRLARSFRGLARQQARNRNDHGVLLDRANTVRPLTLL, encoded by the coding sequence ATGTTCTGCACCCGTACCCCGGACTGCACCGGCACGGTCGACGAGACCGGTTTCTGCGACCGGTGCGGGCTGGCCCCCCGCCGCGCCGACCGGTCGCCCCGGCGCGGGTCCGGGACGACGCCGCCGGCCGCTGGCGAGACCTGGACGGTGGCCGATCTGGTTCCGCTCCCCGTGCTGGAGTTCCCGACCGACGAGCGGGTCCTGCGCGACCCGGTGGTCCCCGAGCACCAGCGGTTCTGTGCCCGCTGCGGCGGCCCGGTCGGGCGGGGTGGGAAGGACCGTCTGGACCACGGCTTCTGCGTCCGCTGCCAGACACCCTTCGCCTTCGTGCCCGACCTGGAGCGCGGCGACCGGGTCGCCGACCAGTACGAGGTCGTCGGCTACCTGGCCCGGGGCGGCCTCGGCCAGGTGTACCTCGCCAGGGACACCCATCTGGACGACAACCCGGTCGCGCTCAAACGGCTGATCAACAAGACCGACCGGCACGCGCTGGCGGTGGAGGTCGCCGAGCGGCGCTACCTGACCACACTCGACCATCCCACCATCGTCCGGATCTTCAACTTCGTCACCGCCCCGGACCGGCTCTTCGGGGGGCAGGCCAGCTACCTCGTCATGGAGTACCTCAACGGGATGTCCCTGGCCGAACTCTGCCGGGCCGCCCATGACCCGGCCCGGCCGGACATCTCGCTGCCGCTGGAGCACATCCTCGCGTACGCTCACGAGATCCTGACCGCGCTGGACTACCTGCACCGCCGTGGGTTGCTCTACACCGACCTGCACCCCGGCAACGTGATCCGCACCGCCGACCGGATCAAGCTGATCGACCTCGGTGGGGTACGCCGGGTCGACGACCGGTCCAGCCCGCTGGTGGGCACCCCGCTGTACCGGGTCAGCGACCGGGAGGTGGAGACGCACGGCGCCACGGTCCGCTCCGACCTGTATTCGGTCGGGGTGCTGCTGGCAGAGCTGAGCCGTGGTCTCGTCCCCGGGCCGGGGGCCCCGGCCGCCGAGGTCGGGGTGGAGTCGTTCCTCCGGCTGGTGCGGCGGGCACGGCACGCCGAGCCGGAACGCCGCTTCGCCTCCGCGACCGAGATGTCGGAGCAGATCCGGGGAGTGCTGCACGAGCTGCTGCCGACCCGGTCGGTGCACGAGCAGCCCGCGTCCTCCACCGTGTTCTCGCCCACCCCCACGCTCTTCGACGCGGGTCTCGGCGCCGTGCCGCCGCTGGCGCACTGGACCAGGCCGGGGGCCAGCATCCTGCGCGCGCACGGCCAGCCCGCTCCGGCTGCCGTGGCCACCGGTCTGCCGGTGCCCCGTCCCGCGTCCGGCGACCCGGCGGCCGAGTTCCTCACCACGGTCGGGGCGCTCGACCCGGAGAGCCTGCTGGACGGCCTCGACGCCTTCGACACCCCCTCCGTCGAGATCGAACTCGCCCGGTGCCGGGCCCGGCTGGAGCTGGGCGACCCGCCCCGCGCCTGGGACGCGCTCACCGCCGCCGAACGGCAGCTCGGCGACGACGCCTCGGTCGACTGGCGGATGACCTGGCACCACGCGTTGCTCGCGCTCACCCAGGGCGACGTCTCCCGGGCCGGCGACCTCTTCGACCAGGTGTACGGGGAACTCCCCGGGGAGATCGCGCCGAAGCTGGCCCTCGCCTACTGCGCCGAGCACACCGGTCACGCCGGCCGGGCGACCCGCTACTACGAGGCGGTGTGGCGACGGGACCGCTTGACGGCGAGCGCCGCGTTCGGTCTGGCCCGGCTCCGGTTGGCCGGGCGGGACCGGACCGGGGCGGTGGCCGCCCTCGACGGCGTCCCCCGCTTCTCCCGGCACCACGACACCGCCCGGATCGCCGCCGTCCGGGCGCTCACCACCTGGCTCGGTGACGAGCCACCCGACGCGGCGTCGCTGAACGCGGCGGTCGGACGTCTCGCGGAGCTACGGCTCGACGGCGGCAGCCCGCACGGCGAGGCCCGCGACCGGCTGACCACGACCGTTCTCGAGGCGGCGCTGGAACGGATCCTGGCTACCGGACCGGACGGGCTGGACGGTGGCGGGACGTTCGGGGAACCGCCCTCGGAGACCGCCCTGCGGCGGCGGCTCGCCCGGTCCTTCCGCGGCCTCGCCCGGCAGCAGGCCCGCAACCGCAACGACCACGGCGTGCTGCTCGACCGGGCGAACACCGTCCGTCCCCTGACCCTGCTGTGA
- a CDS encoding transporter substrate-binding domain-containing protein: MSQETEPSAATTTAPSSTRSRQLRLVALTVVLTVLAVALVPVVLDTGPPTRDELMERAGMKGKRELLIGVKDDQPGIALQLPGGGWRGFDIDIAYMIASYLDFDRSKVVLLPIESEDRARRQAPYNNRFVTVDMVIASYSVTDERTREGATFSAPYLHTEQSVVTLADEPGPVSSLEDLRGRRVCTLTTSTSQNRLRDVGAEAYGRNKISECVQELYDGRTDAVTTDAAILAGFVTSSQDRDAFPTTLKNVKPLRHWDIGSSPQERWGVNTGPNTALRDLVDLALHASAKDDEDKVWEEAYDDNLRWQQPFNRPQSVAEEQQPEPRKVEVRQWPWERFALPLPGHPGPPVAPVRTAARAGRQGRGRRSSGC, translated from the coding sequence TTGAGTCAGGAGACTGAGCCGAGCGCGGCGACGACGACCGCCCCGTCGAGCACCCGATCGCGACAACTCCGGCTGGTGGCGTTGACGGTCGTGCTGACCGTACTGGCGGTGGCCCTGGTCCCCGTCGTGCTCGACACCGGGCCCCCGACCCGCGACGAGCTCATGGAGCGGGCCGGGATGAAGGGCAAGCGGGAGCTGCTCATCGGGGTCAAGGACGACCAGCCCGGCATCGCGTTGCAGCTGCCCGGGGGCGGCTGGCGGGGCTTCGACATCGACATCGCCTACATGATCGCCAGCTATCTGGACTTCGACCGCAGCAAGGTGGTGCTGCTGCCGATCGAGAGCGAGGATCGGGCCCGGCGACAGGCCCCCTACAACAACCGGTTCGTCACCGTCGACATGGTGATCGCCTCGTACAGCGTCACCGACGAACGGACCCGGGAGGGCGCCACCTTCTCCGCGCCGTACCTGCACACCGAACAGTCGGTGGTCACCCTGGCGGACGAGCCCGGCCCGGTCAGCAGCCTGGAGGACCTGCGCGGGCGGCGGGTGTGCACGCTGACCACCTCGACCTCGCAGAACCGGCTGCGCGACGTGGGCGCCGAGGCGTACGGCCGGAACAAGATCAGCGAGTGCGTCCAGGAGTTGTACGACGGGCGCACCGACGCGGTCACCACCGACGCGGCGATCCTGGCCGGCTTCGTGACCTCCAGCCAGGACCGGGACGCCTTCCCCACCACCCTGAAGAACGTCAAGCCCCTGCGGCACTGGGACATCGGCTCGTCACCACAGGAGCGGTGGGGCGTCAACACCGGCCCCAACACGGCCCTGCGTGACCTGGTCGACCTCGCTCTGCACGCGTCCGCCAAGGACGACGAGGACAAGGTCTGGGAGGAGGCGTACGACGACAACCTCCGCTGGCAGCAGCCGTTCAACCGGCCGCAGTCGGTCGCCGAGGAGCAGCAGCCCGAGCCGAGGAAGGTGGAGGTACGGCAGTGGCCGTGGGAGAGGTTCGCGCTACCGCTGCCGGGTCACCCCGGACCGCCGGTGGCCCCGGTACGGACGGCCGCCCGCGCCGGACGGCAGGGGCGCGGCAGGCGCAGCAGTGGCTGCTGA
- a CDS encoding cupin domain-containing protein, which yields MEHYTIATVAERSPDFRRVLWTGQQTQLVIMTIPPGGEIGEEVHEDTDQILTFVSGTGEARVADETKAVNQGDLVVVPAGTKHNFVNTGPNPLVLYTVYGPPEHADQVVHRTKEEADEMEAAGKDEPPTTAQ from the coding sequence ATGGAGCACTACACGATCGCGACCGTCGCCGAGCGGAGCCCCGACTTCCGTCGGGTCCTGTGGACCGGACAGCAGACCCAGCTGGTGATCATGACGATCCCGCCGGGTGGGGAGATCGGCGAGGAGGTCCACGAGGACACCGACCAGATCCTGACCTTCGTCAGCGGCACCGGCGAGGCCCGGGTCGCGGACGAGACGAAGGCCGTGAACCAGGGCGACCTGGTGGTCGTACCGGCCGGCACGAAGCACAACTTCGTCAACACCGGCCCGAACCCGCTGGTGCTGTACACCGTCTACGGCCCGCCCGAGCACGCCGACCAGGTCGTGCACCGGACCAAGGAGGAGGCCGACGAGATGGAGGCCGCCGGCAAGGACGAGCCGCCGACCACGGCCCAGTAG
- a CDS encoding glycoside hydrolase family 15 protein, whose product MDRPAISDYGFLSDCRSGALVGRDGSVDWWCPDRFDSPAVFGRILDDAAGRWRIAPVGTGRVERAYLPDTLVLRTVHHTPEGSVAVTDALAAEPGARAHQLGHNSPAVLLRVVEGLSGRVPMRLDFTPRPEYGLLTPHLRKLPDGTVRAEAGPVALALRGGPPLHVERDRVRADFAVSAGDRLGFDLAYAPAYGGVPARLDPVDALADTVLAWQAFRESHRYQGRHAGLVRHSATVLQGLTYTRSGAVAAALTTSLPERLGGDRNYDYRYSWLRDFAMTLHALWVAACPDEASRLFAWASRSIGQLGDDPVPVLFGLEGERGLAEHEITHLRGYADSRPVRLGNDAWRQRQLDVPGEVVSAVWRLHEYLGERLDDELRETVVGLTEQVAATWRLPDRGMWETREDERHHVSSKALCWVTMRLAVELAPQLGDRADPVRWRAVRDEIRATVLERGWNERIGAYTGAFGSDELDASALYLPVVGFLPATDPRMRATIAAVERDLATPDGLVRRWSADPGGFLLCSFWLVQCLVLAGERERAEALFTRVAGHANDLGLLAEQVDPVTGGMLGNFPQALSHIGLINAAWELTEPGGD is encoded by the coding sequence GTGGACCGGCCGGCGATCTCCGACTACGGATTCCTCTCCGACTGCCGTTCCGGCGCACTGGTCGGCCGGGACGGTTCGGTCGACTGGTGGTGCCCCGACCGGTTCGACTCGCCCGCCGTGTTCGGGCGGATCCTCGACGACGCGGCGGGCCGGTGGCGGATCGCCCCGGTCGGCACCGGCCGGGTGGAGCGGGCGTACCTGCCCGACACCCTGGTGCTGCGGACCGTGCACCACACGCCCGAGGGGAGCGTCGCGGTCACCGACGCGCTCGCCGCCGAGCCCGGTGCCCGGGCGCACCAGCTGGGGCACAATTCCCCGGCGGTGCTGCTCCGGGTCGTCGAGGGGCTCAGCGGGCGGGTCCCGATGCGCCTCGACTTCACCCCCCGGCCCGAGTACGGGCTGCTCACGCCGCATCTGCGGAAGCTGCCGGACGGCACGGTACGGGCCGAGGCCGGCCCGGTCGCCCTGGCACTGCGGGGTGGCCCACCACTGCACGTCGAACGGGACCGGGTCCGGGCGGACTTCGCGGTCTCCGCCGGCGACCGCCTCGGCTTCGACCTGGCGTACGCCCCGGCGTACGGCGGGGTCCCCGCTCGCCTCGACCCGGTCGACGCGCTCGCCGACACGGTCCTCGCCTGGCAGGCGTTCCGGGAGTCGCACCGTTACCAGGGCCGCCACGCCGGGCTGGTACGGCACAGCGCGACGGTGCTCCAGGGGTTGACGTACACCCGCAGCGGCGCGGTCGCCGCCGCCCTCACCACCTCCCTGCCCGAGCGGCTCGGGGGAGACCGCAACTACGACTACCGCTACTCGTGGCTGCGCGACTTCGCGATGACCCTGCACGCCCTCTGGGTGGCGGCCTGCCCGGACGAGGCGTCCCGCCTCTTCGCCTGGGCGTCCCGGTCGATCGGCCAGCTCGGCGACGATCCGGTGCCGGTGCTCTTCGGCCTCGAGGGGGAGCGTGGCCTGGCCGAGCACGAGATAACCCACCTGCGCGGGTACGCCGACAGCCGGCCGGTGCGGCTGGGCAACGACGCCTGGCGGCAGCGTCAGCTGGACGTGCCCGGCGAGGTGGTCTCGGCGGTCTGGCGGCTGCACGAGTACCTCGGTGAGCGGCTCGACGACGAGCTGCGGGAGACGGTGGTCGGTCTGACCGAGCAGGTGGCCGCGACCTGGCGGCTGCCGGACCGGGGAATGTGGGAGACCCGGGAGGACGAGCGCCACCACGTCTCCTCCAAGGCGCTCTGCTGGGTGACCATGCGGCTCGCGGTGGAGCTGGCCCCCCAGCTCGGGGACCGGGCCGACCCGGTGCGTTGGCGGGCGGTGCGCGACGAGATCCGCGCGACGGTCCTGGAGCGGGGCTGGAACGAGCGGATCGGCGCGTACACCGGCGCGTTCGGCTCCGACGAACTCGACGCCTCCGCGCTCTACCTGCCGGTGGTGGGTTTCCTGCCCGCCACCGATCCCCGGATGCGGGCCACCATCGCGGCGGTGGAGCGGGACCTGGCTACTCCGGACGGGCTGGTCCGGCGCTGGTCGGCCGACCCGGGCGGGTTCCTGCTCTGCTCGTTCTGGCTGGTGCAGTGCCTCGTCCTGGCCGGCGAGCGGGAGCGGGCCGAGGCGCTCTTCACCCGGGTGGCCGGGCACGCCAACGACCTCGGGCTCCTTGCCGAGCAGGTCGACCCGGTCACCGGTGGGATGCTCGGCAACTTCCCGCAGGCGCTCTCGCACATCGGCCTGATCAACGCCGCCTGGGAGCTGACCGAACCGGGGGGCGACTGA
- a CDS encoding DNA polymerase ligase N-terminal domain-containing protein, with the protein MADRLREYRCKRDAGRTPEPVPRRSPRGPDPGDGRSRFVIQQHHARSLHWDLRLERDGVLVSWAVPRGLPREPGRNHLAVHTEDHPIEYLDFHGEIPAGEYGGGRMTIHDRGTYRCEKWRDDEVVVRLSGERTAGRYVLFATGGTDRDWMVRRTDPAPEGWVSMPDRIAPMRPTAAGQLPADGAAWGYELRWDGVRALAYVSGGRLRLLAPTDADGEPDVTAAYPWLRDMAEALAPTEVVLDGILVDIDAAGRVRPPRPARAGRVDPAGQYLVVDLLWLDGVSSVDVPYAQRRELLDGLALGGPHWQTTPWFPGAGAETLATARTQGLPGVLAKRLDTTYEPGRRSPHWLSVDAH; encoded by the coding sequence ATGGCCGACCGGCTGCGCGAGTACCGGTGCAAACGCGACGCCGGACGGACCCCGGAGCCGGTGCCGCGACGCTCGCCCAGGGGGCCGGACCCGGGCGACGGGCGGAGCCGGTTCGTGATCCAGCAGCACCATGCCCGCAGCCTGCACTGGGACCTGCGCCTGGAGCGCGACGGCGTGCTGGTCTCCTGGGCCGTGCCGCGTGGGCTGCCCCGCGAGCCCGGCCGCAACCATCTGGCCGTGCACACCGAGGACCACCCGATCGAGTACCTCGACTTCCACGGCGAGATCCCGGCCGGCGAGTACGGCGGCGGTCGGATGACCATCCACGACCGGGGCACGTACCGGTGCGAGAAGTGGCGCGACGACGAGGTGGTCGTCCGACTGTCCGGTGAACGCACCGCCGGCCGGTACGTGCTCTTCGCCACCGGCGGCACGGACCGCGACTGGATGGTCCGGCGTACCGACCCGGCGCCGGAGGGCTGGGTGAGCATGCCGGACCGGATCGCGCCGATGCGCCCGACGGCCGCCGGACAGCTGCCGGCCGACGGGGCCGCCTGGGGGTACGAGCTGCGCTGGGACGGGGTACGCGCGCTGGCGTACGTCTCCGGCGGCCGGCTGCGGCTGCTCGCCCCGACGGACGCCGACGGGGAGCCCGACGTCACGGCGGCGTACCCCTGGCTGCGGGACATGGCCGAGGCGCTGGCCCCGACCGAGGTGGTGCTGGACGGGATCCTGGTCGACATCGACGCCGCCGGTCGGGTGCGTCCGCCCCGTCCGGCGCGGGCCGGACGCGTCGACCCCGCCGGCCAGTACCTCGTCGTCGACCTGCTCTGGCTCGACGGGGTGTCCAGCGTGGACGTTCCGTACGCGCAGCGCCGGGAGCTGCTGGACGGGCTCGCCCTGGGCGGACCGCACTGGCAGACCACGCCATGGTTCCCCGGTGCGGGCGCGGAGACCCTGGCCACCGCCCGAACGCAGGGGCTGCCGGGCGTGCTGGCGAAGCGGTTGGACACGACGTACGAGCCCGGCCGGCGCAGCCCGCACTGGCTGAGCGTCGACGCACACTGA
- a CDS encoding aldo/keto reductase, producing MSPSDQPAVVLPRGVRMPLLGFGTWQASGQSAYDAVRTALAAGYRHVDTATMYGNEKEVGRAIRDSGLHRDDVFVTTKIPSDGVGRERHVLEASLAALDTGHVDLWLIHWPPAAPGDSVRMWRQVLKARDDGLTRAAGVSNYSTAQLDELIQATAEAPAVNQIRWGPMLYDARRHAEHRERGVVLEGYSPFKTTDLTDPVLTGVAEAHGVTAAQVVLRWHVDHGIVVIPKSVTPARIRANADIFDFALTPEERSTIDALGGPGDPGDRRNAPTDFIV from the coding sequence ATGAGCCCGTCGGACCAACCCGCCGTCGTCCTGCCCCGCGGCGTCCGGATGCCGTTGCTCGGCTTCGGCACCTGGCAGGCGTCCGGCCAGTCCGCCTACGACGCCGTGCGGACCGCCCTCGCCGCCGGCTACCGGCACGTCGACACCGCCACCATGTACGGCAACGAAAAGGAGGTGGGACGGGCGATCCGGGACAGCGGGCTGCACCGGGACGACGTCTTCGTCACCACCAAGATCCCCTCGGACGGGGTGGGGCGCGAACGGCACGTCCTGGAGGCCAGCCTGGCCGCCCTCGACACCGGCCACGTCGACCTGTGGTTGATCCACTGGCCCCCGGCCGCTCCGGGCGACAGCGTGCGGATGTGGCGGCAGGTACTCAAGGCGCGCGACGACGGCCTGACCCGTGCCGCCGGGGTGAGCAACTACTCGACCGCGCAGCTCGACGAGTTGATCCAGGCGACGGCGGAGGCCCCGGCGGTCAACCAGATCCGCTGGGGTCCGATGCTGTACGACGCCCGGCGGCACGCCGAGCACCGGGAACGCGGGGTCGTGCTGGAGGGGTACAGCCCGTTCAAGACCACCGACCTCACCGACCCGGTGCTGACCGGGGTCGCCGAGGCGCACGGCGTCACCGCGGCCCAGGTGGTGCTGCGCTGGCACGTCGACCACGGGATCGTGGTCATCCCCAAGTCGGTCACGCCGGCCCGGATCCGGGCCAACGCCGACATCTTCGACTTCGCGCTGACGCCCGAGGAGCGGAGCACGATCGACGCCCTGGGCGGCCCGGGGGACCCCGGCGACAGGCGTAACGCACCGACCGACTTCATCGTCTAG
- a CDS encoding cellulose binding domain-containing protein → MTQNGSTVTARNLSYNGTVSPGAPVTFGHHASMSDSYSAPNGFTLNGTTCTRI, encoded by the coding sequence TTGACCCAGAACGGCAGCACGGTGACCGCGCGGAACCTCAGCTACAACGGCACCGTCTCCCCCGGCGCCCCGGTCACCTTCGGCCACCATGCGTCGATGAGCGACAGCTACTCCGCGCCGAACGGCTTCACCCTCAACGGCACCACCTGCACCCGTATCTGA
- a CDS encoding FAD-dependent monooxygenase — protein sequence MGGSPLRILVVGAGIAGLAAARALRMAGYRPDVTERRTVTEPPDSGLYLPGNAARALRRLDLDLPVRPLGQVIHRQRFLDAAGSELCEVDLNRLWAGVGECRALPRSDLHRVLLTGAGGAVHHGAEVRTLDLAADAVTVTFGDGTVTEYDLVIGADGPRSGVRTLAALGGPARPAGQIVYRGMVRGGPPVAEWTALLGQRAGFVVMPVGGGRLYCYADEVGTTPPADPLARLREVFGSYGGPVPRVLDALDRVHVGPTDEVELGRWSRGRVVLVGDAAHATAPTLAQGAAMALEDAVVLAESLHAAGSVESALVAYESRRRPRTKWVRDRTRDRDRTRDVPPALRDPLLRGRGGRIFQEHYRLLVDPL from the coding sequence ATGGGTGGATCCCCCCTGCGCATTCTCGTCGTCGGCGCGGGCATCGCCGGGCTCGCGGCGGCCCGGGCCCTGCGAATGGCGGGATACCGCCCGGACGTCACCGAGCGACGGACCGTCACGGAACCGCCGGACAGTGGCCTCTACCTCCCCGGTAACGCCGCCCGCGCACTGCGCCGGCTCGACCTCGACCTGCCCGTCCGTCCACTCGGGCAGGTGATCCACCGGCAGCGGTTCCTCGACGCCGCCGGCAGTGAACTCTGCGAGGTCGACCTGAACCGGCTCTGGGCCGGGGTCGGCGAGTGCCGGGCCCTGCCCCGCAGCGACCTGCACCGCGTCCTGCTCACCGGGGCCGGCGGGGCGGTCCACCACGGGGCCGAGGTGCGCACCCTCGACCTCGCGGCCGACGCGGTCACCGTCACCTTCGGAGACGGCACCGTCACCGAGTACGACCTGGTGATCGGTGCGGACGGCCCCCGGTCCGGCGTGCGCACGCTCGCCGCGCTCGGCGGTCCGGCCCGTCCGGCCGGTCAGATCGTCTACCGGGGGATGGTCCGGGGCGGGCCACCGGTGGCCGAGTGGACCGCCCTGCTCGGCCAGCGCGCCGGGTTCGTGGTCATGCCGGTCGGCGGGGGACGGCTCTACTGCTACGCCGACGAGGTCGGCACCACGCCGCCGGCCGACCCGCTGGCCCGGCTGCGCGAGGTGTTCGGCTCCTACGGCGGTCCGGTGCCCCGGGTGCTCGACGCCCTGGACCGGGTGCACGTCGGGCCCACCGACGAGGTCGAGCTGGGTCGGTGGTCCCGGGGGCGGGTGGTGCTGGTCGGCGACGCCGCGCACGCCACCGCGCCGACGCTGGCCCAGGGGGCGGCGATGGCACTGGAGGACGCGGTGGTGCTCGCCGAGTCGCTGCACGCCGCCGGCAGCGTGGAGTCGGCGCTGGTGGCGTACGAGAGCCGCCGCCGGCCGCGTACCAAGTGGGTGCGGGACCGCACCCGCGACCGCGACCGGACCCGGGACGTCCCCCCGGCGCTGCGCGACCCACTGCTGCGCGGGCGGGGCGGGCGCATCTTCCAGGAGCACTACCGGCTGTTGGTCGATCCGCTGTGA
- the ctaD gene encoding cytochrome c oxidase subunit I, with translation MTTVAPKPVVTRPWPVREPVKGSAIARMLRTTDAKQIGIMYMVTAFVFFMIGGLMALILRAELARPGMQFLSPEQYNQLFTMHGTVMLLFFATPIVFAFANYVVPLQIGAPDVSFPRLNSFAYWLFLFGGTMALAGFLTPGGAADFGWTAYTPLSTEAHSPGIGANMWVVGLAISGLGSILGAVNLITTILTLRAPGMTMFRMPIFTWNMLVTSLLVILVFPLLAAALFALAADRILGAHVFSPDTGGPMLWQHLFWFFGHPEVYIIALPFFGIITEIIPVFSRKPIFGYKGLVGATIAIAGLSMSVWAHHMFATGQVLLPFFSFLSFLIAVPTGMKFFNWIGTMWRGQVSFETPMLFALGFLVTFLFGGLTGVLLASPPLDFHLHDSYFVVAHFHYVLFGTIVFAVFGGIYFWFPKMFGRMLDERLGKVHFWLTTIGFHTTFLVQHWLGNEGMPRRYADYLPSDGFTTLNMISTIGAFITGISTLPFIYNCWKSYKTGPVVEVNDPWGHGNSLEWATSCPPPLRNFDRMPRIRSERPAFDEKFPELAAGQSLAGPPEGGAKPLTSESDGGATYQEDTASDLDRKN, from the coding sequence GTGACCACCGTCGCACCCAAGCCGGTCGTGACCCGGCCCTGGCCGGTCCGAGAGCCGGTGAAGGGCTCGGCCATCGCGCGGATGCTGCGTACCACGGACGCGAAGCAGATCGGGATCATGTACATGGTCACCGCTTTCGTGTTCTTCATGATCGGTGGCCTGATGGCCCTGATCCTTCGCGCCGAGCTGGCCCGTCCCGGCATGCAGTTCCTCTCGCCGGAGCAGTACAACCAGCTCTTCACCATGCACGGCACGGTGATGCTGCTCTTCTTCGCGACGCCGATCGTGTTCGCCTTCGCGAACTACGTGGTGCCGCTGCAGATCGGTGCCCCGGACGTCTCGTTCCCCCGGCTGAACAGCTTCGCCTACTGGCTCTTCCTGTTCGGCGGGACGATGGCCCTGGCCGGCTTCCTGACCCCCGGCGGCGCGGCCGACTTCGGCTGGACGGCGTACACGCCGCTGAGCACCGAGGCGCACTCCCCGGGCATCGGGGCCAACATGTGGGTGGTCGGCCTGGCCATCTCCGGTCTCGGCTCCATCCTCGGCGCGGTCAACCTGATCACCACGATCCTGACCCTGCGCGCCCCCGGGATGACCATGTTCCGGATGCCGATCTTCACCTGGAACATGCTGGTCACCAGCCTCCTGGTGATCCTGGTCTTCCCGCTGCTCGCCGCCGCGCTCTTCGCGCTCGCCGCCGACCGCATCCTCGGTGCGCACGTGTTCAGCCCCGACACCGGCGGACCGATGCTGTGGCAGCACCTCTTCTGGTTCTTCGGCCACCCCGAGGTGTACATCATCGCGCTGCCGTTCTTCGGCATCATCACCGAGATCATCCCGGTCTTCTCCCGTAAGCCGATCTTCGGCTACAAGGGACTGGTCGGCGCGACGATCGCCATCGCCGGCCTGTCGATGAGCGTGTGGGCGCACCACATGTTCGCCACCGGTCAGGTGCTCCTGCCGTTCTTCAGCTTCCTGAGCTTCCTGATCGCCGTGCCGACCGGTATGAAGTTCTTCAACTGGATCGGCACCATGTGGCGGGGCCAGGTCAGCTTCGAGACGCCGATGCTCTTCGCGCTCGGCTTCCTGGTCACCTTCCTCTTCGGTGGTCTGACCGGTGTGCTGCTGGCCAGCCCGCCGCTCGACTTCCACCTGCACGACTCGTACTTCGTGGTGGCCCACTTCCACTACGTGCTCTTCGGCACGATCGTGTTCGCGGTCTTCGGCGGCATCTACTTCTGGTTCCCGAAGATGTTCGGCCGGATGCTCGACGAGCGCCTCGGCAAGGTGCACTTCTGGCTGACGACGATCGGCTTCCACACCACCTTCCTGGTGCAGCACTGGCTCGGCAACGAGGGCATGCCCCGGCGGTACGCCGACTACCTGCCCAGCGACGGCTTCACCACGCTGAACATGATCTCGACCATCGGTGCGTTCATCACCGGTATCTCGACCCTGCCGTTCATCTACAACTGCTGGAAGTCGTACAAGACCGGTCCGGTGGTCGAGGTGAACGACCCGTGGGGCCACGGCAACTCGCTGGAGTGGGCGACGAGCTGCCCGCCGCCGCTGCGGAACTTCGACCGGATGCCCCGGATCCGCTCCGAGCGGCCGGCGTTCGACGAAAAGTTCCCCGAGCTGGCCGCCGGCCAGTCGCTGGCCGGGCCCCCCGAGGGTGGTGCCAAGCCGCTGACCAGCGAGTCCGACGGTGGCGCCACCTACCAGGAGGACACCGCCAGCGACCTCGACCGGAAGAACTGA